The Thermus brockianus genome window below encodes:
- a CDS encoding TetR/AcrR family transcriptional regulator, with the protein MERRDEILHVAGTLFSQRGYHATSMRELARHLNLQGGSLYAHIQSKEEILLEVVRQAAERFLAVLQGLPEGSPVERMRALVRGHLRVIAEELPRATVFFHEWKHLSPPLLQEAKALRRRYEEGVQGVVQEGVEKGVFRVENVRLATLFVLSALNWTYQWYRPDGPLSLEELSEAYARLVLRALGVEEGGEDGEA; encoded by the coding sequence ATGGAGCGCCGGGACGAGATCCTCCACGTGGCAGGCACCCTCTTCAGCCAGCGGGGCTACCACGCCACCAGCATGCGGGAACTGGCCCGCCACCTGAACCTGCAAGGGGGTAGCCTTTACGCCCACATCCAGTCCAAGGAGGAAATCCTCCTGGAGGTGGTGCGGCAGGCGGCGGAGCGCTTCCTTGCCGTTCTGCAAGGCCTCCCGGAGGGTAGCCCCGTGGAGCGCATGCGGGCTTTGGTCAGGGGCCACCTTCGGGTGATCGCCGAGGAGCTTCCCCGGGCCACGGTCTTCTTCCACGAGTGGAAGCACCTCTCCCCACCCCTCCTCCAGGAGGCCAAGGCCTTAAGGCGCCGCTACGAGGAGGGGGTGCAAGGGGTGGTCCAGGAAGGGGTGGAGAAGGGGGTCTTCCGGGTGGAAAACGTCCGCCTCGCCACCCTCTTCGTCCTCTCCGCCCTCAACTGGACCTACCAGTGGTACCGGCCCGATGGCCCCCTTTCCCTGGAGGAGCTTTCGGAAGCCTACGCCAGGCTCGTGCTCCGGGCCCTCGGCGTGGAGGAAGGAGGCGAGGATGGTGAAGCTTAG
- a CDS encoding TAXI family TRAP transporter solute-binding subunit, whose translation MSFAQGTGPWPRQLLFGSTEVGTAGYSLLVAWSGEFSAATGVQVRVSPGATPTITGWLLERRVDFISAPLTVLVESLDGEPGYRPGPLRVVYPAILTPWGLMTRGDTPYRRVQDIGPGVRVAWPPFSYFHRILDGLFACRGMSREQARLVPVANYNANSRVIAEGGADIAFTSPVSDVNVEVEGNPRGIRWLPVPTPQEDRTCLLRWQRAYPLLKLVRPADVGVTSARGVRTFVIPSVYYTRADVDEALVYQLVKWWDENHALYGDKHAMARYQTLESLRFVVENLSVPLHPGTVRYLKEKGLWNQAMEAKQIASVRLADQYATLYERALALARSRRISTDPASEAWQRFWREFLAQNRVPRFSEAWRP comes from the coding sequence GTGAGCTTTGCCCAGGGAACGGGTCCTTGGCCAAGGCAGCTCCTCTTCGGCTCCACGGAGGTGGGCACGGCGGGCTATTCCCTGCTGGTGGCCTGGTCAGGGGAGTTTTCCGCCGCTACGGGGGTCCAGGTGCGGGTTTCCCCCGGCGCCACGCCTACCATTACGGGGTGGCTATTGGAGCGTCGGGTGGACTTCATCTCCGCGCCGCTCACGGTGCTGGTGGAGTCCTTGGACGGGGAGCCGGGGTACCGCCCCGGGCCCCTGCGGGTGGTTTACCCGGCCATCCTAACCCCCTGGGGTCTCATGACCCGCGGGGATACCCCTTACCGGCGGGTGCAGGACATAGGGCCGGGGGTACGGGTAGCCTGGCCCCCCTTCTCCTACTTCCACCGCATTTTGGATGGCCTCTTTGCCTGCCGGGGGATGAGCCGGGAACAGGCGCGCTTGGTGCCCGTGGCTAACTACAACGCCAATTCTCGGGTGATTGCCGAGGGCGGGGCGGATATAGCCTTCACCTCGCCCGTGTCAGACGTGAACGTGGAGGTGGAGGGGAACCCCAGGGGGATACGCTGGCTCCCCGTGCCCACACCGCAGGAAGACCGTACCTGCCTTCTGCGTTGGCAGCGGGCTTACCCCCTTCTCAAGCTCGTCCGGCCCGCAGACGTAGGGGTTACCTCGGCCCGGGGGGTGCGGACCTTCGTCATCCCTAGCGTCTACTACACCCGGGCCGACGTGGACGAGGCCCTGGTCTACCAGCTCGTGAAGTGGTGGGACGAGAACCATGCCCTCTATGGGGACAAGCATGCCATGGCCCGCTACCAAACCCTGGAGAGCCTGCGCTTCGTGGTGGAAAACCTTTCCGTGCCCCTCCATCCCGGGACCGTGCGCTACCTGAAGGAGAAGGGGCTATGGAATCAGGCGATGGAGGCGAAGCAGATAGCCTCTGTACGCCTTGCGGACCAGTACGCCACCCTTTACGAAAGGGCCTTGGCCCTCGCGCGTTCCCGCCGCATCAGCACCGATCCCGCAAGCGAAGCGTGGCAGCGCTTCTGGCGGGAATTCCTGGCGCAAAACCGCGTGCCCCGCTTCTCCGAGGCTTGGAGGCCCTAG
- a CDS encoding TRAP transporter permease has translation MEGRWDRLPAWARGWVRAASLLGLTLILYYLLGSPLVGFALLDFSYYWLLLALYLPVVFLLFPARPQDTRPRWYDYALALGVSAAGVFLAHHGPSMVLRPWTNPEAPWQVALALFLLGVVLEGARRVGGMGFALVALVLAAYPLLAPYLPGLLWGPSLPWQEVLGYAIYSTQGLMGLPMRTVGELLVGFLVLAAFLVALGAGQVFLEVASALFGWARGGAAKVSVVASAFFGSLSGSILSNVASTGSLTIPAMIRSGFSRSYAAAVEACASTGGVLMPPVMGAVAFVMANLLGVPYGQVVAAALLPSLLYYLSLFAHVDLYAARHGLRGLPRAELPPLGPSLGRGLPFLMALGFLVFALLYLRLERLAPFYALGFLLLAAGRRLRWEALDRALVGAASLIGQTLALILPVGLILAGLVGTGVAPALTGALVRMGAENLYLVLLVGVAIAFVLGMAGVMVAAYILLAVTLAPALVRIGEFNPLAVHLFIAYWSMLSAITPPVAVAAFLAARIAGASPMGASFTAVRLGLAIYFLPFFFLFEPALILQGSLFSVAYHVVFAVLGLLFLVGALEGYFWGLGPLPLWARGVFGVGGILCAIPETLTSFLALPGLLLVALALGLRRRVGQRGGMEG, from the coding sequence ATGGAGGGCCGGTGGGACAGGCTTCCCGCGTGGGCTCGAGGCTGGGTACGGGCCGCTTCGCTCCTGGGCCTCACCTTAATCCTCTACTACCTCCTGGGTAGCCCCCTCGTGGGCTTTGCCCTCCTGGACTTCAGCTATTACTGGTTGCTTTTGGCCCTCTACCTGCCCGTGGTCTTTCTCCTCTTCCCCGCCCGTCCCCAAGACACCCGGCCCCGGTGGTACGACTACGCCCTCGCCTTGGGCGTGTCGGCGGCAGGAGTCTTCCTCGCCCATCACGGCCCGAGCATGGTCCTTCGGCCTTGGACCAACCCGGAAGCCCCTTGGCAGGTGGCGTTGGCCCTCTTTCTCCTGGGGGTGGTGCTGGAGGGGGCGAGGCGGGTGGGGGGGATGGGTTTCGCCTTGGTGGCCCTGGTCCTTGCCGCTTATCCCTTGCTGGCTCCTTACCTGCCGGGCCTCCTCTGGGGACCTTCCCTCCCATGGCAGGAGGTGTTGGGCTACGCCATCTACTCCACCCAGGGGCTCATGGGCTTGCCGATGCGCACCGTAGGCGAGCTATTGGTGGGTTTCCTCGTCCTGGCTGCCTTCTTGGTGGCCTTGGGGGCAGGACAGGTCTTCCTGGAGGTGGCCTCGGCCCTTTTCGGCTGGGCTCGAGGGGGGGCCGCCAAGGTGAGCGTGGTGGCAAGCGCCTTTTTCGGCAGCCTGAGCGGGAGCATCCTCTCCAATGTGGCGAGTACGGGAAGCCTCACCATCCCCGCCATGATCCGCTCGGGGTTTTCCCGGAGCTACGCCGCAGCGGTAGAGGCCTGCGCCTCCACAGGGGGTGTGCTCATGCCCCCGGTGATGGGGGCCGTGGCCTTCGTTATGGCCAACCTCTTGGGCGTGCCGTATGGCCAGGTGGTGGCCGCCGCCCTCCTGCCCTCCCTGCTCTACTACCTGTCCCTCTTCGCCCACGTGGACCTCTACGCTGCCCGCCACGGGCTTCGGGGCCTGCCGAGGGCCGAACTACCTCCTTTGGGGCCAAGCCTAGGCCGGGGGCTTCCCTTCCTGATGGCCTTGGGCTTTCTGGTCTTCGCCCTTTTGTACCTCCGCTTGGAACGCCTCGCCCCCTTCTACGCCCTGGGCTTTCTCCTCTTGGCCGCGGGCAGAAGGCTGCGCTGGGAAGCCTTGGACCGGGCCCTGGTGGGCGCCGCCTCCCTCATCGGCCAGACCCTGGCCCTCATCCTCCCCGTGGGGCTCATCCTCGCCGGGCTTGTGGGGACGGGGGTGGCCCCGGCCCTCACGGGGGCTCTGGTGCGGATGGGAGCGGAAAACCTCTACCTGGTCCTCTTGGTGGGCGTGGCTATCGCCTTCGTCTTGGGGATGGCGGGGGTGATGGTGGCCGCCTATATCCTCCTCGCCGTGACCCTGGCCCCCGCTCTTGTGCGCATCGGGGAGTTTAACCCCTTGGCGGTTCACCTCTTCATCGCCTACTGGTCCATGCTCTCCGCCATCACCCCCCCTGTGGCCGTGGCCGCCTTTTTGGCTGCCCGCATCGCGGGGGCTTCCCCCATGGGGGCGAGCTTCACCGCGGTCAGGCTAGGGCTTGCCATCTACTTCCTCCCCTTCTTTTTCCTCTTTGAACCTGCCCTAATCCTTCAAGGAAGCCTTTTCTCGGTGGCCTACCATGTGGTCTTTGCGGTCCTGGGGCTCCTCTTTCTGGTGGGGGCCCTGGAAGGGTATTTCTGGGGCTTGGGCCCCCTCCCCCTTTGGGCGAGGGGCGTCTTTGGGGTGGGAGGGATCCTTTGCGCCATCCCGGAAACCCTCACCAGCTTCCTCGCCCTTCCGGGGCTTTTGCTCGTGGCCCTGGCCCTGGGCTTGCGCCGGCGGGTGGGGCAGAGGGGAGGCATGGAAGGATGA
- a CDS encoding thiamine pyrophosphate-binding protein, with amino-acid sequence MTARESAHRWLKERGIPWVFGNPGSTEIPFLLGLEEVAGYVLALHEGVAVAMAEGYAQASGQVAVVNLHAAPGLGNAIGALYTARKNRSPLLVTVGQQDRRHLFRDPLLSGPLVEMAHPVAKVAFSVERGADLPEALERAYHLALTPPRGPVVVAIPMDLWEEEAPPPRCKALHLPGMAQGLEALAESLDRATRPALVLGGGADTPLARQAAFRLAEALEAPVFSDPISPRHPFPTQHPLYRGVLPPVAQRIRGILEAFDAVLVAGAPCFLLYPYSPGPAVPTGTRVFLLTDDPEEAARAEAQEVYLGHVALGLEFLSQRVRPRAGAPPQGVFAPLPTPQSPSGRLNPPYAAARLAQALSPRFVVDEAISLSGVFRRHLRQEGGGYLHGASGGLGFAAPAALGAALAGQRAAAVVGEGSFLFAPQVLYTARELRADVVFVVLNNGGYGILKGFAQSLYPGQAERVPGLALSGVDFCQLAQAFGVPAARVEDPEGLEAALASLPSGPFLLEVVVDPTPHPAF; translated from the coding sequence ATGACCGCACGGGAGAGCGCCCATAGGTGGCTCAAGGAGCGGGGTATCCCTTGGGTTTTCGGCAATCCAGGCTCTACCGAGATTCCCTTTCTCCTGGGCCTGGAGGAGGTGGCCGGTTACGTTCTCGCCCTCCACGAGGGGGTGGCGGTGGCCATGGCCGAGGGGTACGCCCAGGCCAGCGGCCAGGTGGCCGTGGTGAACCTCCATGCAGCGCCGGGCCTGGGAAACGCCATAGGGGCGCTTTATACTGCCCGGAAAAACCGCTCGCCCCTTCTCGTCACCGTGGGCCAGCAGGACCGGCGGCACCTCTTCCGCGACCCTCTCCTCTCCGGACCCCTGGTGGAGATGGCGCACCCCGTTGCCAAGGTTGCCTTCTCCGTGGAACGGGGAGCCGACCTGCCGGAGGCCCTGGAGCGGGCCTACCACCTGGCTCTGACCCCCCCTCGAGGGCCCGTGGTGGTGGCCATTCCCATGGACCTTTGGGAAGAGGAGGCCCCACCTCCTCGGTGCAAAGCCCTCCACCTTCCGGGTATGGCCCAAGGCTTGGAGGCCTTGGCCGAGAGCCTGGACCGGGCTACCCGACCGGCCCTGGTCCTGGGGGGAGGAGCGGACACCCCCTTGGCCCGCCAGGCGGCCTTCCGCCTCGCTGAGGCCTTGGAGGCCCCCGTGTTCTCCGACCCCATAAGCCCGCGCCACCCGTTCCCCACACAACATCCCCTTTACCGGGGGGTACTGCCTCCCGTGGCCCAGCGGATCCGGGGGATCCTCGAGGCCTTTGATGCGGTCCTGGTGGCCGGTGCGCCCTGCTTTCTCCTCTACCCTTACTCCCCGGGCCCCGCGGTGCCCACGGGCACCCGGGTCTTCCTCCTTACCGACGATCCCGAGGAGGCGGCCCGGGCGGAGGCCCAGGAGGTCTACTTGGGCCACGTGGCCCTGGGGCTGGAGTTCCTCTCCCAGCGGGTCCGGCCCCGGGCGGGAGCACCGCCCCAGGGGGTCTTTGCCCCTTTGCCTACCCCCCAAAGCCCCTCGGGCCGCCTCAACCCCCCCTACGCGGCGGCTCGCCTTGCCCAGGCCCTGTCCCCCAGGTTCGTCGTGGACGAGGCCATCTCCCTAAGTGGGGTCTTTCGGCGCCACCTGCGGCAGGAGGGGGGAGGCTACCTACACGGGGCGAGCGGGGGGTTGGGCTTCGCGGCGCCGGCCGCTTTGGGGGCTGCGTTGGCTGGCCAAAGGGCTGCGGCGGTGGTGGGGGAGGGGAGCTTCCTCTTCGCACCCCAGGTCCTCTACACGGCCCGCGAGCTCCGGGCGGATGTGGTGTTCGTGGTCCTGAATAACGGAGGGTACGGCATCCTCAAGGGGTTTGCCCAAAGCCTCTACCCGGGCCAGGCGGAGCGGGTTCCGGGCCTCGCCCTTTCGGGGGTGGATTTCTGCCAGCTAGCCCAGGCCTTCGGCGTTCCCGCAGCCCGGGTGGAGGACCCTGAGGGTCTGGAGGCGGCCTTGGCTTCGCTTCCCTCTGGGCCCTTCCTCCTGGAGGTGGTGGTGGACCCCACGCCCCACCCCGCCTTCTAA
- a CDS encoding ABC transporter ATP-binding protein, whose protein sequence is MLEVRGLSLLYGKAQILFGVDLEVRQGELVCLVGPNGAGKTSLLRAISGLTRLEAWLHRGTRAGEIKLQGKVLFQGRRIDGLFPHEIARFGLVLCPERRRPFRELSVEENLLAGGLLLPKAEVRPCLEYVYSLFPRLAERRRQRAGDLSGGEQQMLALGRALMGKPRLLAIDEPSTGLAPKVRALVLEQVARVRKEGVTVLLVEQEAAQALALADRAYVLSNGRLVRQGEAKALLEDPSFQRTYLGL, encoded by the coding sequence ATGCTTGAGGTGCGGGGGCTCTCCTTGCTCTACGGCAAGGCCCAGATCCTCTTCGGGGTGGACCTAGAGGTGCGGCAGGGGGAGCTCGTCTGCCTGGTGGGGCCCAACGGTGCAGGCAAGACCAGCCTGCTCAGGGCCATCTCCGGGCTAACCCGCCTCGAGGCCTGGCTCCACCGGGGCACCCGGGCCGGGGAAATCAAGCTCCAAGGCAAGGTCCTCTTCCAAGGTCGGCGCATTGATGGCCTCTTCCCCCACGAGATCGCCCGGTTTGGCCTGGTCCTCTGCCCCGAACGGCGGCGGCCTTTCCGGGAGCTATCCGTGGAGGAAAACCTCCTGGCGGGGGGGCTTCTTCTGCCCAAGGCCGAGGTGCGGCCGTGCCTGGAATACGTCTACAGCCTTTTCCCTAGGCTCGCGGAGCGCAGGCGGCAGCGGGCGGGGGACCTCTCCGGGGGGGAACAGCAGATGCTCGCCCTGGGCCGGGCGCTCATGGGTAAGCCCAGACTGCTCGCCATTGACGAACCCTCCACCGGGCTTGCCCCCAAGGTGCGGGCCCTGGTCCTAGAGCAGGTAGCCCGGGTGCGAAAGGAGGGCGTAACGGTGCTTCTGGTGGAGCAGGAGGCGGCCCAGGCCCTTGCCCTGGCAGACCGAGCCTACGTGCTCTCCAACGGCCGCCTGGTCCGCCAGGGGGAGGCCAAGGCCCTCCTGGAAGACCCGTCATTCCAGAGGACGTACCTAGGCCTTTGA
- a CDS encoding AMP-binding protein, producing the protein MTEVYWERPWLRFYPPTTPKEVPLPVGSVSQQVEEAFLRFGGKTALVYYGRTYRYADLHEAIRRFAGGLKGLGLRPGDRVGLYLANSPQFAVAYLGILWAGGVVVPVSPLYTSHELRHQLLDSGARFLVVQDALLENAERAGVELEGKVVVSLWEALPSWQRLLVRRLPVPRGPGVYTFSDLLRANPLPAPEPRQGEDLAALPYTGGTTGLPKGVRITHHNLLAAHRMIQSFNPFGPGSTLLAFLPFYHIYGQVVLLLGGLLSGARLLVFSTPDPDWILEAMVRYRATHFFGVPSLYELLRDHPRTHWVDWKRLEVVLSGADTLHEATAEAFFQRTGREVAEGYGMTETSAASHVNPRERVKRGSFGIPLPCVQALVVDPDTLEPVPVGEVGELALAGPNVTQGYWQREEENAKSFFRERGLRFFRTGDLVRMDEEGYFHFYDRAKDMIKYKGRPVFPREIEEALRAHPLVKAAGVIGVPDPKVGAYPKAYVVLEPEARGKVTEEDLLSFLRERLAPYKLPREIEFRGELPKTDVGKVSRRELREEVEGGALGG; encoded by the coding sequence ATGACGGAGGTCTATTGGGAACGCCCTTGGCTTCGCTTCTACCCTCCCACCACGCCCAAAGAAGTTCCCCTTCCCGTAGGGAGCGTCAGCCAGCAGGTGGAGGAGGCCTTCCTGCGCTTCGGCGGGAAGACCGCCTTGGTCTACTACGGGCGCACCTACCGCTACGCCGACCTCCACGAGGCCATACGCCGCTTTGCCGGAGGGCTTAAGGGCCTAGGCCTTAGGCCGGGAGACCGGGTGGGCCTTTACCTGGCCAACAGTCCCCAGTTCGCCGTGGCCTACCTGGGCATCCTTTGGGCGGGGGGTGTGGTGGTGCCGGTAAGCCCCCTTTATACCTCCCACGAGCTCCGGCACCAGCTTTTAGACTCAGGCGCCCGCTTCCTCGTGGTCCAGGACGCCCTTCTGGAAAACGCCGAGCGGGCAGGGGTGGAGCTGGAGGGGAAGGTGGTGGTTTCCCTTTGGGAGGCCCTGCCCTCCTGGCAGAGGCTCCTGGTACGCCGCCTCCCCGTGCCCCGGGGCCCTGGAGTCTATACCTTCTCCGACCTCCTGCGGGCAAACCCCCTTCCTGCCCCAGAACCCCGACAGGGCGAGGACCTGGCCGCCCTCCCCTACACCGGGGGCACCACGGGTCTGCCCAAGGGGGTGCGGATTACCCACCACAACCTTCTCGCCGCCCACCGGATGATCCAGAGCTTCAACCCCTTCGGCCCAGGGAGCACCCTCCTAGCCTTTCTGCCCTTCTACCACATCTACGGCCAGGTGGTCCTCCTCCTTGGGGGGCTCCTTTCCGGGGCCCGGCTTTTGGTCTTTTCCACGCCCGACCCCGACTGGATCCTGGAGGCCATGGTGCGCTACCGGGCCACCCACTTCTTCGGCGTCCCTTCCCTGTACGAGCTCCTCCGGGACCACCCCAGGACCCACTGGGTGGATTGGAAGCGCCTCGAGGTGGTCCTAAGCGGGGCCGACACGCTGCACGAGGCCACGGCGGAGGCCTTTTTCCAGCGCACCGGCCGGGAGGTCGCCGAAGGCTACGGGATGACGGAAACCTCCGCCGCAAGCCACGTCAACCCCAGGGAACGGGTCAAGCGAGGGTCCTTTGGCATCCCCTTGCCCTGCGTCCAGGCCCTGGTGGTGGACCCCGACACCCTCGAGCCCGTCCCCGTGGGGGAGGTGGGGGAGCTTGCCCTTGCCGGCCCCAACGTCACCCAGGGTTACTGGCAACGGGAAGAGGAGAACGCCAAAAGCTTCTTCAGGGAACGCGGACTCCGCTTCTTCCGCACGGGAGACCTGGTGCGCATGGACGAGGAGGGGTACTTCCACTTCTACGACCGGGCCAAGGACATGATCAAGTACAAGGGCCGGCCCGTCTTCCCTCGGGAGATTGAAGAGGCTTTGCGGGCCCACCCCTTGGTAAAGGCGGCGGGAGTGATCGGGGTGCCGGACCCCAAGGTGGGGGCTTACCCCAAGGCCTACGTGGTCCTGGAACCCGAGGCTCGGGGCAAGGTGACGGAGGAGGACCTGCTCAGCTTCCTGAGGGAGCGCCTTGCCCCCTACAAGCTTCCCCGAGAGATAGAGTTCCGCGGGGAGCTTCCCAAAACCGACGTGGGCAAGGTCTCCCGCCGGGAGCTTAGGGAGGAGGTGGAGGGTGGCGCTCTTGGAGGCTAG